The following are encoded together in the Salvia hispanica cultivar TCC Black 2014 chromosome 6, UniMelb_Shisp_WGS_1.0, whole genome shotgun sequence genome:
- the LOC125195987 gene encoding protein TIME FOR COFFEE-like isoform X2: protein MDRNREARRASIVGSNGFNRRRHRTNSLRDSPDEDTGPELQESVRLRDRVKKDRDRERERDRERERERERERERDRERDLRERSSRSKRRRGGDETSEESVNDEEDDEDEDNAAGGVRLLSQAVPNHHHGGHSTSSFSQPQQNNSNTVSSSNHHLQHRKSFPPASSTAAKISRVPPVWKSGDEMISASVPRKARSASTKRSHDWISISSNNNSGGGVSGGEPNLGSSPARQGVGVGTAPTPTPLPAAPISPSSSNAMRKKLKQTVNNSAPKLKPPKVAAAAAAASKPSSSNPEELEIEIAEVLYGLMTQSQAPSSKKEESREINRLSSDVKSHNSSTISNSTSANNPNLGANSGPLSAVPPKRKRPRQIPENSCYGVRSSPVPAKLEADPTPKSEISSLTTEKSGSIAENVYEAAADLVDPQMQAAAEPAAPKADGSVSEMKPVSEELTEIKDSVGKEELKLPKEKDSPAVRAEVSKNGDSPAAAAPTKTNSTAMELENGKEEKFEIDLMAPPPQAKPSPEKEGKIDLRDSPVEQKPVVQVTDANSRDQADENCKSGSGRDEEKKLLKEAESKERFHLDLEKSERDIGHGDGVTAANKSQSALKPTEKSGHSTSSLPLPMSMGNWPGGLPPVGYMAPLQGVVSMEGGPVAPPHIQSMFTQPRPKRCATHCHIARNIHYLQQFMKMNPFWPGPAGSASLFGSKPCNLNVIPGLELHGNVAVRGAQDKAQNVPNHVGKEKGSQPASTSDSAQRKQQILIQQALPPVAPSNMLGPTFIFPLNQQQSAAPRPSGAKSPAAGVSSNTGGSGVTNSTSAAAVSFNYPNMPSSETQYLAILQNNGYPFPIPAAAVGGPPNYRGTPAQALPLFNGSFYSSQMIHPSQLQHAQPPSIQTQLMQAHQNASPSSGGSSNSQKHLQGQHPRTQTGAGISSGSGTASLQNMSSLKSQPSQQQLQQSHTQYVHQSRARHLEGEPSREDSPSTTDSRGSRASMNIYGQNFANFGLMTHPATLAGAGGGAASATSASSNHADKKGHPPQQVSKTGPESLPASHSFAMSFGTINGTSGGPGIDMASVAQNHAMFQSSSEATRQNIQLMAAAQAAQKKTIRISDDTKSGGVDSNTTEDERKILTGKAMGVGGQQSIAFARSDLSDGHVSSIQTNVIESSTRSLNASSGASRSSRSNAVNVQNAHSIQVQLQQQQTLQLKQQQLQQQQQQQHQQQQQQHQHQQLQQQQQQQQQLQQQLQQHMAANSVSLQQHMTANAVSRPQHFNSSSAMGLKFPSGLSGFPTNLVKSNSSSPSQSPQWKGPGRTSTSQTPSVTTTTLKNLPQQHARTQSPMHTQISFGGNQKPSTGSQGQAHPSNNQTSSSPMMVGSPTTSSVSKGASGSPRTTSSASTNNKTGTGHASSLSTQPTKNPPSVSNQKSPSILGNLHVASASSGSVQKPQMQHQSQQQMPKTMQQQLFFSNPYTQSQSQHSASKSSSTPSASGYYMPRRQTDQHQQSPGAPVTSAGSLSLCTPVTLGGANTNDPATAIAAATANAKGGGLPSQGIINAPQFASQAAGNLLPAGFSYAHPVPAAVQVKPTEQKQPAGNDNLNPWQPEKK, encoded by the exons ATGGACAGAAACAGAGAAGCCAGAAGAGCTAGTATCGTCGGCTCCAATGGCTTCAATCGCCGCCGCCATCGGACTAACAGTCTCAGAGACTCTCCAG ATGAAGATACAGGTCCGGAGTTGCAGGAATCCGTGAGGTTAAGAGATCGAGTGAAGAAGGATCGGGAtcgagagagggagagggatagagagagagaaagggagagagagagggaaagggagagggatagagagagagatttgagAGAAAGGTCCAGCCGGAGTAAGAGGAGAAGAGGTGGAGACGAAACTTCAGAAGAGAGCGTCAATGATGAAGAAGACGACGAGGATGAAGATAACGCCGCTGGAGGCGTGAGATTGTTGTCGCAGGCGGTCCCAAACCACCATCACGGCGGCCATAGCACTAGTAGTTTTAGTCAACCACAACAGAACAACAGTAACACTGTAAGCAGCAGCAATCACCATCTCCAACACAGAAAAAGCTTCCCTCCCGCTTCTTCAACGGCGGCCAAGATTTCTAGAGTGCCGCCGGTTTGGAAATCCGGCGATGAAATGATCAGCGCCTCCGTTCCTAGAAAGGCACGTTCCG CTTCCACGAAGAGGTCTCACGATTGGATTTCAATCAGCAGCAACAACAACAGCGGCGGCGGAGTTTCAGGTGGAGAACCGAATCTCGGGAGCTCTCCGGCGAGACAAGGCGTCGGCGTTGGGACGGCGCCGACGCCGACGCCTTTGCCGGCGGCTCCTATATCTCCCTCTTCTTCCAATGCCATGAGAAAGAAGCTT AAGCAGACGGTGAACAACTCCGCTCCGAAGCTGAAGCCGCCTAAAGTGGCGGCTGCGGCTGCGGCTGCGTCGAAGCCGAGCTCTTCGAATCCGGAAGAGTTGGAGATTGAAATCGCCGAGGTGTTGTACGGCTTGATGACTCAGTCACAAGCCCCTTCATCCAAGAAGGAGGAGTCGAGAGAAATCAACAGATTGAGCAGCGATGTGAAATCACATAATTCATCGACGATTTCTAATTCTACTTCGGCCAATAATCCCAATTTGGGTGCCAATTCTGGGCCCCTTTCAGCCGTCC CTCCAAAGAGAAAGAGGCCGCGGCAGATACCTGAAAACTCGTGCTACGGCGTTCGGAGCAGCCCCGTTCCGGCTAAGCTTGAAGCGGATCCGACGCCGAAGAGCGAGATTTCATCTCTAACTACGGAAAAATCGGGGTCCATAGCTGAAAATGTGTATGAAGCGGCTGCCGATTTGGTCGATCCACAGATGCAAGCGGCGGCGGAGCCGGCTGCGCCGAAGGCGGATGGATCAGTGTCGGAGATGAAGCCTGTCTCTGAAGAATTAACGGAGATCAAGGATTCGGTTGGGAAGGAAGAGTTGAAGTTGCCGAAAGAGAAAGATTCTCCGGCGGTGAGAGCGGAGGTTAGCAAAAACGGAGATTCaccagcggcggcggcgcctACTAAAAC CAATTCTACGGCAATGGAGTTGGAGAATGGGAAGGAAGAGAAATTTGAAATAGATCTGATG GCGCCGCCGCCACAAGCTAAACCTTCTCCGGAAAAAGAAGGAAAGATCGATTTGAGGGATTCGCCAGTGGAACAGAAGCCGGTTGTTCAGGTCACTGATGCT AACTCAAGAGATCAAGCCGACGAAAATTGCAAAAGTGGAAGTGGGAGGGATGAAGAAAAGAAGCTTCTAAAAGAAGCCGAATCGAAGGAGAGGTTTCATCTCGATTTGGAAAAGTCTGAAAGGGACATTGGCCACGGAGATGGAGTTACTGCAGCAAACAAATCGCAGTCAGCGTTGAAGCCCACAGAGAAATCTG GTCATTCAACAAGCTCTTTACCGCTGCCAATGTCAATGGGAAACTGGCCTGGTGGGCTTCCTCCGGTGGG ATATATGGCCCCATTGCAAGGAGTTGTATCGATGGAGGGTGGTCCAGTTGCTCCTCCACATATTCAG TCGATGTTCACTCAGCCCCGACCAAAACGCTGTGCTACACATTGCCACATTGCTAGGAACATACATTACCTCCAGCAGTTCATGAAGATGAACCCCTTCTGGCCTGGACCTGCTGGCTCGGCTTCTTTATTTGGGTCGAAGCCTTGCAATCTTAATGTCATACCCGGGCTGGAGTTGCACGGCAATGTTGCTGTTAGAGGCGCGCAGGATAAGGCCCAGAACGTCCCCAATCATGTTGGGAAGGAGAAGGGTTCTCAACCAGCCAGTACGTCTGATTCTGCTCAGAGAAAACAACAGATTCTAATCCAGCAAGCGTTGCCTCCCGTCGCTCCTAGTAATATGCTG GGGCCTACTTTCATCTTCCCCTTGAACCAGCAGCAGTCAGCTGCCCCACGGCCTAGTGGTGCGAAATCTCCGGCTGCTGGGGTTTCGTCCAACACTGGTGGCTCTGGTGTTACGAATTCCACTTCAGCAGCTGCAGTGAGTTTCAACTACCCGAATATGCCTTCTAGCGAGACACAGTATTTGGCGATCCTACAGAACAACGGGTACCCGTTTCCCATACCGGCTGCTGCTGTAGGGGGACCCCCGAATTATAGGGGCACACCAGCCCAGGCACTGCCTTTGTTCAATGGTTCATTCTATTCTTCACAGATGATTCACCCTTCACAACTTCAGCACGCTCAGCCACCATCCATCCAGACACAGTTGATGCAAGCCCACCAAAATGCAAGCCCATCTAGTGGTGGTTCCTCGAATTCACAGAAGCATTTGCAGGGCCAGCATCCGAGAACGCAAACTGGTGCTGGCATCTCCAGTGGTTCTGGAACTGCTAGCTTGCAAAACATGTCATCCCTGAAATCACAGCCATCCCAGCAACAGTTGCAACAGAGTCACACTCAGTATGTGCACCAATCACGGGCAAGACACCTTGAGGGAGAACCCAGTAGGGAAGACAGCCCATCAACCACTGATAGCCGGGGGTCTCGAGCCTCGATGAATATCTATGGCCAGAATTTTGCGAATTTTGGGTTGATGACTCATCCAGCCACTTTGGCTGGTGCTGGGGGTGGCGCTGCTAGTGCTACCAGCGCGAGTAGTAATCATGCTGACAAGAAAGGACATCCGCCGCAGCAGGTATCAAAGACAGGACCGGAGTCATTGCCTGCAAGTCATAGCTTCGCGATGAGTTTTGGTACTATCAATGGAACTAGTGGTGGCCCAGGCATCGATATGGCATCTGTGGCTCAGAATCACGCCATGTTTCAGAGCTCCTCAGAAGCCACGCGACAGAATATCCAGTTGATGGCTGCTGCTCAGGCTGCACAAAAGAAGACCATCCGAATCTCTGATGATACTAAATCTGGCGGTGTAGATTCCAATACCACAGAAGACGAACGCAAGATCTTGACGGGAAAGGCTATGGGTGTTGGTGGGCAGCAGTCCATTGCATTTGCAAGGTCGGACTTGTCTGATGGGCATGTTTCGTCAATACAGACGAATGTGATTGAGAGCTCCACACGGTCTCTAAATGCTTCATCTGGTGCATCTCGCAGCTCCCGTTCTAATGCCGTGAATGTTCAGAATGCTCACAGCATTCAAGTTCAACTTCAGCAACAGCAAACACTGCAGCTCAAGCAGCAGCAGCTACAACAACAGCAACAGCAGCAACACCAACAACAACAGCAACAGCATCAGCACCAACAACTGCAACAGCAACAACAGCAGCAACAACAGCTGCAGCAGCAATTGCAGCAACACATGGCAGCAAATTCAGTTAGTCTGCAGCAGCACATGACAGCAAATGCAGTTAGTCGACCGCAGCATTTCAATTCATCTTCAGCCATGGGTTTGAAGTTTCCGAGTGGCCTCTCCGGTTTCCCAACAAATCTTGTAAAGAGCAACAGCAGCAGCCCATCTCAGTCCCCTCAATGGAAAGGCCCCGGTAGAACTTCAACCTCCCAAACCCCTTCTGTAACCACGACCACGCTGAAAAACCTTCCCCAGCAGCATGCTCGGACTCAATCCCCGATGCACACTCAAATATCCTTTGGAGGGAATCAGAAACCATCAACAGGCTCACAAGGTCAAGCGCATCCCAGCAACAACCAGACTTCGTCTTCGCCTATGATGGTAGGCTCTCCCACGACCTCTTCCGTCTCCAAAGGAGCCAGTGGGAGCCCTAGAACAACTTCATCTGCTTCTACAAACAACAAAACGGGAACGGGTCATGCTTCGTCCTTGTCAACACAGCCAACCAAGAACCCACCATCCGTTTCTAACCAGAAGTCTCCATCAATTCTGGGAAACCTTCATGTAGCTTCAGCCTCTTCTGGCAGCGTACAGAAACCTCAAATGCAACACCAGTCTCAGCAACAGATGCCTAAAACAATGCAGCAACAGTTGTTCTTCTCAAATCCGTATACTCAATCCCAATCTCAACATTCTGCCAGTAAAAGCTCGTCCACACCCAGTGCCAGCGGATATTATATGCCACGAAGACAGACAGACCAACACCAGCAGTCACCGGGTGCTCCGGTGACATCGGCTGGGAGTTTATCTTTATGCACTCCTGTCACACTGGGTGGTGCAAACACGAATGATCCAGCTACAGCAATTGCAGCAGCCACTGCTAATGCAAAGGGTGGCGGATTGCCTTCCCAGGGAATAATCAATGCACCGCAGTTTGCCTCGCAGGCTGCTGGGAACCTTTTGCCTGCTGGCTTTTCTTATGCGCATCCCGTTCCAGCTGCTGTTCAGGTGAAGCCTACTGAGCAGAAACAACCTGCTG GAAATGACAATTTAAATCCATGGCAGCCtgagaaaaaatga